Proteins co-encoded in one Christiangramia fulva genomic window:
- a CDS encoding fasciclin domain-containing protein produces MKFLKKTLLPLSVMSILIFTASCSTESADQQDMNTEMSIFKTLDLAAKNSNSTDADSKAPAPKKGEDPIAQIAIDNGGFTQLVDALKYVDEELNAGLVDLFLNGTDQYTVFAPTDEAFAKLYEALNISSIRELPADLVLNVLLYHVTDGRRASNSVVPKKNMRYIDTLLGESFSVDSNAKITAIGNTATIIAADISASNGIIHVIDTVLLPM; encoded by the coding sequence ATGAAATTTCTAAAAAAAACACTGCTCCCGCTCTCTGTTATGAGCATTTTGATTTTTACAGCTTCCTGTAGCACTGAAAGCGCCGATCAACAAGACATGAATACCGAAATGTCTATTTTTAAAACACTCGATCTCGCCGCAAAAAATTCGAATAGCACAGATGCTGATAGTAAAGCTCCGGCTCCTAAAAAAGGAGAAGACCCAATCGCTCAAATCGCTATTGATAATGGCGGATTTACTCAACTAGTAGATGCACTTAAGTATGTTGATGAAGAATTAAATGCCGGCCTGGTTGACCTGTTTTTAAATGGTACCGATCAATACACTGTTTTTGCTCCGACTGATGAAGCCTTCGCAAAACTTTATGAGGCATTGAATATTTCAAGCATCCGAGAACTTCCGGCCGATCTGGTTCTTAACGTACTTTTATACCATGTTACTGACGGCAGAAGAGCCTCAAACAGTGTAGTACCTAAAAAGAACATGCGCTATATTGATACCCTCCTAGGAGAAAGTTTTAGTGTAGATTCAAATGCAAAAATTACCGCTATTGGAAACACGGCAACAATTATAGCTGCCGATATTTCGGCTTCAAATGGAATTATTCATGTGATCGATACTGTACTCCTGCCAATGTAG
- a CDS encoding tetratricopeptide repeat protein, producing MKKRFLALFAVALLGSGAVSAQSDDCVTMAALAYDDAKAKNYEAAYPALLKVKEKCPKYSLATYQYLERALEYKIDKASGDQKKEFIQQLIDTWKQRLELYPDKTEKGKVYSDIALPKFDNNIGSKEEQYKAFDKAFTEDKENFTSPKGLYAYFDLMVDMQDAGKRNLQDVFDIYDRVIDKIEEEENDAAEDLAPLLKKQENNEKLTSKEEKQIKYAEINLSNYAKVKEALNAKLGARADCDNLIPLYKKDFEEKKTDIAWLKNANARLSAKDCTEDPLFVKVSEALYKLEPSASAAYSLGQTAEANGNYSKALQYYNEAANLETNPSDKAKIYYRIANNYKDKGNFSQARNFYKKAVNAKPSLGSAWLQIASMYAQSANNCGDDAFTKRAVYWLAADYAARAARVDPSISGNANQAAAAYRGRAPQKSDVFQSSYNPGDAIQIGCWIGETVRIPNQ from the coding sequence ATGAAAAAGAGATTTCTAGCACTATTTGCTGTTGCCCTGTTAGGTTCAGGGGCTGTGAGTGCGCAATCTGACGATTGCGTTACTATGGCTGCTCTGGCTTACGACGATGCTAAGGCTAAAAATTATGAAGCGGCTTACCCCGCTTTATTAAAAGTAAAAGAAAAATGTCCAAAGTACAGTCTTGCTACCTATCAATATCTTGAAAGAGCTTTGGAATACAAAATAGATAAGGCTTCAGGTGATCAGAAAAAAGAATTTATTCAGCAATTGATCGATACCTGGAAACAAAGACTTGAACTTTATCCTGATAAAACCGAAAAGGGAAAAGTTTATTCTGACATTGCCCTGCCTAAATTCGATAACAATATCGGCAGTAAAGAAGAGCAATATAAGGCTTTCGACAAGGCTTTTACTGAAGATAAAGAGAATTTCACCAGCCCAAAAGGACTTTATGCCTACTTCGATTTGATGGTAGATATGCAGGATGCGGGGAAAAGAAACCTTCAGGATGTATTCGATATTTACGACCGTGTAATAGATAAGATCGAAGAAGAGGAAAACGACGCGGCTGAAGACCTTGCTCCCCTTTTGAAAAAGCAGGAAAACAACGAAAAACTTACCAGTAAAGAGGAAAAGCAAATCAAATACGCTGAAATTAACCTTTCTAACTATGCGAAAGTAAAAGAAGCGCTTAACGCAAAACTTGGTGCAAGAGCCGATTGCGATAACCTGATCCCTCTTTATAAAAAGGATTTCGAAGAAAAGAAAACAGATATTGCATGGTTAAAAAATGCCAACGCGAGACTATCTGCTAAAGATTGTACTGAAGATCCATTATTCGTCAAGGTTTCTGAAGCATTATACAAACTGGAACCTTCTGCTTCTGCAGCTTATTCACTAGGTCAGACCGCTGAAGCAAATGGTAATTACTCCAAAGCACTTCAGTATTATAATGAAGCAGCGAACCTTGAAACCAATCCTTCAGATAAGGCTAAGATCTACTATAGAATTGCAAATAACTATAAAGACAAAGGAAACTTCTCCCAGGCAAGGAACTTTTACAAAAAAGCTGTAAATGCAAAACCTTCCCTAGGTAGTGCGTGGCTTCAAATCGCCAGCATGTATGCTCAGAGCGCTAACAATTGTGGTGACGACGCTTTCACCAAACGTGCCGTGTACTGGCTGGCTGCCGATTATGCCGCGAGAGCTGCAAGGGTAGACCCTTCAATTTCTGGCAATGCAAATCAGGCTGCTGCTGCCTATAGAGGTAGAGCGCCTCAAAAATCTGATGTATTCCAGTCTTCATACAATCCTGGAGACGCGATTCAGATTGGTTGCTGGATAGGGGAGACTGTCCGCATCCCTAATCAATAA
- a CDS encoding glycerophosphodiester phosphodiesterase family protein, with the protein MKNISKKHLKEICKTWMWLIIVSLSLFSCKNKSKEEKVSFQETSKIEIQGHRGERGHFPENSLPAFINAIKDSADVLEMDVVITKDQKVVVSHEPYLASTYVLQPNGDSISLKEERNFNIHEMSYDSVKKFDAGSKGNSNFPDQHKMKTYKPLLSEVIDSVESFVRHNDLEALDYNIEIKSVPEEYGVYQPKTVSEFVDLVMKVMKDHPIKGDFNIQSFDPAVLQDVHDRYPNVKLSYLVYKPGIEKNLQALDFVPEIYSPSYTLIESEEFIDSIKRYDMELIPWTVNDTADINKMIRLKVDGIISDYPDRVFGLLKQKKLPE; encoded by the coding sequence ATGAAAAATATTTCTAAGAAACATCTAAAGGAAATCTGTAAAACCTGGATGTGGCTTATTATAGTGAGTCTTAGTCTTTTCTCCTGTAAAAATAAAAGTAAAGAGGAAAAAGTATCCTTCCAGGAAACTTCAAAAATAGAAATCCAGGGGCATCGTGGAGAAAGAGGGCATTTTCCTGAAAATTCCCTGCCTGCCTTTATCAATGCTATAAAAGATAGCGCCGATGTTCTGGAAATGGATGTCGTGATCACCAAAGATCAAAAAGTAGTGGTTTCCCATGAACCATACTTGGCTTCCACCTATGTGCTTCAGCCTAATGGAGATTCAATTTCTCTGAAAGAAGAAAGGAATTTCAATATTCATGAAATGAGTTATGACAGTGTGAAAAAGTTTGATGCAGGTTCTAAAGGGAATTCAAATTTTCCCGATCAGCATAAAATGAAAACCTACAAGCCGCTATTATCAGAAGTTATCGATAGTGTAGAAAGTTTTGTTCGGCATAATGATCTGGAAGCTTTGGATTATAATATTGAAATTAAATCGGTACCTGAAGAATACGGTGTATATCAGCCTAAAACGGTATCTGAATTTGTAGACCTGGTAATGAAGGTAATGAAGGATCATCCAATAAAGGGAGATTTTAATATTCAGTCTTTTGATCCCGCCGTTCTTCAGGATGTTCATGATAGATATCCTAACGTAAAACTTTCCTATCTCGTCTATAAACCAGGAATAGAGAAAAATTTACAGGCGCTCGATTTCGTGCCAGAGATTTATAGTCCGTCTTATACCTTAATTGAAAGTGAGGAATTTATAGACAGCATTAAGAGGTATGATATGGAATTGATCCCATGGACGGTTAATGATACAGCTGATATAAATAAAATGATCAGATTGAAAGTTGATGGTATCATCAGTGATTATCCCGACAGGGTATTCGGACTTCTAAAACAAAAAAAGCTGCCGGAATAG
- the lptC gene encoding LPS export ABC transporter periplasmic protein LptC, with translation MNITYSNIISGIVTLIGVTMLFSCEGNLREVRALDLEEDAPQAIAEGINLKFTDSGRLVATLKSPKMLDYTNKSFPYREFPQGVEVEFFDEQDKSNRVTADYGIVYEKTNLIDLQGNVKIITADSTRLEASQLFWDQNQNWVFTDKHNTIRFPNGALNEGEGFDSNQNFGNFRSRTNTGVQIIEETNDE, from the coding sequence ATGAACATTACATATAGTAATATTATTTCAGGCATTGTCACGCTCATCGGCGTGACAATGCTTTTTTCATGTGAGGGTAATTTAAGGGAAGTGCGCGCTCTCGATCTTGAAGAAGATGCGCCACAGGCAATAGCCGAAGGTATAAATTTGAAATTTACCGATTCAGGCAGGCTGGTGGCTACTTTAAAAAGTCCTAAAATGCTGGATTATACCAATAAGTCTTTTCCTTATCGCGAATTTCCCCAGGGTGTGGAAGTAGAGTTTTTTGATGAACAGGATAAAAGTAATCGGGTTACTGCCGATTATGGTATCGTTTATGAAAAAACCAACCTTATAGATCTGCAGGGTAATGTAAAGATCATAACCGCCGATAGTACCCGTCTTGAGGCGAGCCAGTTATTTTGGGATCAAAACCAGAACTGGGTCTTTACCGATAAGCATAATACCATTCGTTTTCCTAACGGAGCGCTCAACGAGGGGGAAGGTTTTGATTCTAACCAAAATTTCGGTAATTTCCGTTCAAGAACGAATACCGGAGTCCAAATAATTGAAGAAACTAATGATGAGTAA
- a CDS encoding hemolysin family protein gives MEVEILIIIACLLLSAFFSGMEIAYVSSNKIFIEIEKRQNDFLANILTRLTRKPSKFIATMLVGNNIALVVYGFYMGDLLMAWVESLRPLHSDLLNYIFTDLSLFTQTLISTLIILLTAEFLPKVFFQIYANTMLKFFAVPAYLFYIVFSFISSFVIWISDLILKRFFKTEGDEVQLAFSKVELGNFITEQMETVEEDEEVDSEIQIFQNALEFSDIKAREVMIPRTEIIAVDQNQDPKDLIKTFTETGLSKLLVYNETIDDIIGYVHSFELFKNPSSIKSILLPVIFVPETMWVKDVLNILIKKRKSIAVVIDEYGGTSGMMTVEDIVEELFGEIEDEHDSAVLIEEELAKNHYKFSARLEVDYLNETYKLDLPEGENYETLGGFVVNHTEEIPQEGELIHIEDFEIKILETSNTKIELVELKIKPED, from the coding sequence ATGGAGGTTGAGATACTTATTATTATTGCCTGTCTTCTTCTTTCAGCATTTTTTTCGGGAATGGAGATCGCTTATGTTTCTTCCAACAAGATCTTCATCGAAATTGAAAAACGACAGAATGATTTTCTCGCCAATATCTTAACACGCCTTACCAGGAAACCTTCCAAGTTCATCGCGACCATGCTGGTGGGAAATAATATCGCACTGGTAGTGTATGGTTTTTATATGGGAGACCTCCTAATGGCCTGGGTCGAATCATTACGGCCTTTGCACAGTGATCTGCTCAACTATATTTTTACAGATTTAAGCCTTTTCACCCAAACGCTCATTTCCACCCTTATCATCCTGCTTACTGCGGAATTTCTACCAAAAGTTTTCTTCCAGATCTATGCGAATACCATGCTGAAATTCTTTGCGGTACCCGCTTACCTGTTTTATATCGTTTTTAGTTTTATTTCATCTTTTGTGATCTGGATATCCGATCTTATTCTGAAAAGGTTTTTTAAAACCGAAGGTGATGAAGTGCAGCTTGCTTTCAGCAAAGTGGAGCTGGGAAATTTTATCACCGAACAAATGGAAACGGTAGAAGAAGATGAAGAGGTTGACAGTGAAATTCAGATTTTTCAGAATGCACTGGAATTTTCTGATATCAAAGCACGCGAGGTAATGATCCCAAGAACTGAGATTATCGCTGTAGACCAGAATCAGGATCCCAAAGATCTGATAAAAACTTTTACTGAAACCGGTCTTTCCAAGCTGCTGGTTTATAATGAAACCATCGATGATATTATCGGGTACGTCCATTCTTTTGAACTCTTTAAAAATCCTTCATCGATAAAATCGATCCTGCTTCCCGTAATTTTTGTTCCGGAGACTATGTGGGTGAAAGATGTATTGAACATTCTTATTAAAAAAAGGAAAAGTATTGCGGTGGTGATCGACGAGTACGGTGGAACGAGTGGGATGATGACCGTAGAAGATATCGTGGAAGAATTATTTGGAGAAATTGAAGATGAACATGATTCGGCTGTACTTATCGAAGAGGAACTGGCAAAAAATCATTATAAATTTTCCGCTAGGCTCGAGGTAGATTACCTCAATGAAACCTATAAGCTTGATTTGCCTGAAGGTGAAAACTACGAAACCCTCGGCGGTTTTGTGGTCAATCATACCGAAGAAATTCCGCAGGAAGGAGAGCTGATACATATTGAGGATTTTGAAATAAAAATTCTCGAAACCTCCAATACGAAAATCGAATTGGTAGAGCTGAAAATCAAACCTGAAGATTGA
- a CDS encoding glycoside hydrolase family 97 protein, whose product MKKLLFICFLILGAPQLVLSQSLESPDGNFEMKFSLNEKGKPFYQLSYKNEPVIKPSALGFDLKEGEDLIDGFAIIDTTTSSYDNTWKPVWGEEKEIRNHYNELAVTLNQEETGRKMLIRFRLFNDGLGFRYEFPQQDSLGHFVIEDEKTEFAMTGDHTAWWIPGDYDTQEYDYTESKLSEIRGLMEKSITGNLSQTSFSPTGVQTSLMMKTDDGIYINLHEAALKEYSTMHLNLDDKNMVFEAWLTPDVNGDKVFMIAPSVTPWRTIMVSDDARDILASKMTYNLNDPSKIEDTSWIKPMKYVGVWWEMITGKSTWAYTDEFEAVKLGETNYEAAKPNGTHGATTENVKKYIDFAAENGFDGVLVEGWNIGWEDWFGHSKEYVFDFVTPYPDFDVEEIQKYAESKGVEMIMHHETSSSVRNYERHLDTAYQFMKKYGYDAVKSGYVGDILPKGQNHYNQWMVNHYLYALKKAADYHIMVNAHEAVRPTGLARTWPNLIANESARGTEYQSFGGSKPNHVTVLPFTRLLGGPMDYTPGIFEMDLSKLNPDNESHVNSTIANQLALYVTMYSPLQMAADLPENYMRFPDAFQFIKDVPVEWDKSIYLEAEPGDYITVARKEKNSDDWFVGNVNGKRTRTSKISFDFLDPDKVYLATVYADAKDADYKTNPQAYTIKKYRVTNKSKLSQASVEGGGYAISIIAADKKEVKNLPKL is encoded by the coding sequence ATGAAGAAACTACTTTTTATCTGCTTTCTTATACTTGGCGCTCCACAATTGGTGCTATCACAAAGTCTGGAATCACCTGATGGTAATTTCGAGATGAAGTTTTCGCTGAATGAAAAAGGAAAACCTTTTTATCAGCTTTCCTATAAAAATGAACCGGTAATAAAACCAAGTGCGCTCGGTTTTGATCTAAAGGAAGGTGAAGATCTTATTGACGGCTTTGCCATTATCGACACCACCACTTCCAGTTATGATAATACCTGGAAACCGGTTTGGGGCGAAGAAAAGGAAATCAGGAATCATTATAATGAACTTGCCGTTACCCTTAATCAGGAAGAGACCGGAAGAAAAATGCTTATCCGTTTTCGGCTTTTTAATGATGGCCTCGGTTTTCGGTATGAATTCCCTCAACAGGATAGCCTGGGACATTTCGTGATCGAAGACGAAAAAACGGAATTTGCCATGACCGGAGATCATACCGCCTGGTGGATCCCGGGCGATTATGACACTCAGGAATATGATTATACCGAATCAAAACTTTCTGAAATTCGGGGATTAATGGAAAAATCGATCACCGGAAACCTTTCACAGACCTCTTTTTCGCCAACTGGAGTACAAACCTCACTGATGATGAAAACCGATGACGGAATCTACATCAATCTTCATGAAGCGGCGCTGAAGGAATACTCGACCATGCATTTGAACCTGGATGATAAAAATATGGTTTTTGAAGCCTGGTTGACTCCCGATGTGAATGGGGACAAAGTTTTTATGATCGCCCCTTCGGTCACTCCCTGGCGAACCATTATGGTAAGCGACGATGCCCGGGATATTCTTGCTTCAAAAATGACCTATAACCTCAACGACCCTTCTAAAATTGAAGATACTTCCTGGATAAAACCTATGAAATATGTGGGAGTCTGGTGGGAAATGATCACCGGGAAAAGTACCTGGGCCTATACCGATGAATTTGAGGCGGTGAAGCTTGGGGAAACCAATTATGAAGCAGCCAAACCTAACGGAACTCACGGTGCCACTACTGAAAATGTAAAAAAATACATCGATTTTGCCGCGGAAAATGGTTTTGACGGCGTCCTGGTGGAAGGCTGGAACATTGGCTGGGAAGACTGGTTTGGACATTCCAAGGAATATGTTTTCGATTTTGTAACTCCATATCCCGATTTTGACGTGGAGGAAATTCAGAAGTATGCTGAAAGCAAAGGTGTGGAAATGATCATGCACCACGAAACCTCTTCTTCCGTCAGAAATTATGAGCGCCACCTCGACACAGCTTATCAGTTTATGAAAAAGTATGGCTATGATGCCGTAAAAAGCGGCTATGTGGGAGATATTCTTCCAAAAGGCCAGAACCATTATAACCAGTGGATGGTAAATCATTACCTGTACGCGTTAAAAAAAGCAGCCGATTATCATATTATGGTCAATGCGCATGAAGCGGTAAGACCCACAGGCCTGGCACGAACCTGGCCTAATTTGATCGCCAACGAATCGGCGCGGGGAACCGAATACCAATCTTTTGGCGGCTCAAAACCCAACCATGTGACGGTCCTTCCTTTTACCCGGCTCCTTGGAGGACCTATGGATTACACTCCGGGAATTTTTGAAATGGACCTGAGCAAGCTTAATCCCGATAACGAATCTCATGTGAACAGTACGATCGCGAATCAACTTGCATTATATGTCACGATGTATAGTCCGCTGCAAATGGCAGCCGACCTACCCGAGAATTATATGCGTTTCCCGGATGCTTTTCAATTTATAAAAGACGTGCCGGTGGAATGGGACAAAAGCATCTATCTGGAAGCTGAACCCGGAGATTACATTACCGTGGCCCGAAAAGAAAAAAACAGCGACGACTGGTTTGTTGGGAATGTAAATGGAAAAAGGACCAGAACCAGCAAGATCAGTTTTGATTTTCTCGATCCCGACAAGGTCTATTTAGCGACTGTTTACGCCGACGCAAAAGACGCCGATTATAAAACAAATCCGCAGGCTTATACTATTAAAAAATATCGGGTAACTAATAAATCCAAACTTTCACAAGCATCGGTAGAAGGTGGCGGATATGCGATTAGCATCATAGCAGCAGACAAAAAAGAGGTTAAAAACCTCCCAAAATTATAG
- a CDS encoding type III pantothenate kinase: protein MNLVIDVGNTAVKMAVFQNDKLLKKEVFPADQFSKKFFQIKDSYPQIKEAIISSVSHENSEMLRMIRESFPLLEFDQNVSLPFENKYTTPNTLGKDRLALVAAAVKLYPAKNVLIIDSGTCITYDIKTSEEVYLGGAIAPGLTMRFKSLHKFTANLPLITPKPENPLIGNSTATSILSGIINGLEMELKGMLDAYRSEFEDLTIIFTGGDSEFLSLPLKNSIFANSNFLLEGLNFILEFNKTQ, encoded by the coding sequence ATGAACCTGGTTATAGATGTAGGTAATACGGCCGTAAAAATGGCTGTTTTTCAAAATGATAAGCTTTTGAAGAAAGAAGTGTTCCCTGCAGATCAATTTTCGAAAAAATTTTTCCAAATCAAAGATTCTTACCCTCAAATAAAGGAAGCGATCATTTCTTCGGTCTCTCATGAAAATTCAGAGATGCTCCGCATGATAAGGGAATCTTTTCCACTTCTTGAATTTGATCAAAATGTAAGCTTACCTTTTGAAAATAAATATACGACTCCCAATACACTCGGCAAAGATCGTCTTGCCCTTGTCGCTGCAGCGGTGAAATTATATCCTGCTAAAAATGTGCTGATCATTGATTCGGGAACCTGTATTACCTATGACATAAAAACTTCTGAAGAAGTTTACCTTGGCGGAGCAATAGCTCCAGGCCTGACAATGAGATTTAAGAGTTTGCACAAGTTTACGGCTAATTTGCCGTTAATAACACCGAAGCCGGAGAATCCGCTGATTGGTAATTCAACCGCAACCAGCATTTTATCCGGAATTATTAATGGTCTGGAAATGGAATTAAAGGGTATGCTCGATGCTTATCGATCTGAATTTGAAGATTTAACAATAATTTTCACAGGTGGAGATAGTGAATTTTTGTCTTTACCATTAAAAAATAGCATATTTGCCAACTCAAATTTTTTGTTGGAAGGACTCAATTTCATTCTAGAATTTAACAAAACTCAATGA
- a CDS encoding helix-turn-helix transcriptional regulator, whose product MNRDLDKILTYWKKEYSENLENYKPYKTSPEFKHIASLLSPGHSYYYILNLHNLTLDEISPSVQKFVNKELSQISMSDLLNTALAEEMPGIAKKEAVIKDFYNRFLNPSEVRDYKLIYSYKLRDLKGLVRTMLHQATILSSTEEGKLQHVFCLHSDVSHLKINSTTDISFIHFENGKSYYNIDTSEGIFNPNASEFGGNNIQDLLTEREKEVTTMLAEGFSAREIADFLNLSGHTIRTHRRNILKKTGCSNTAELIAKCLTGGVISLN is encoded by the coding sequence ATGAATAGAGATTTAGATAAAATCTTAACCTACTGGAAAAAAGAGTATTCTGAAAATCTGGAAAATTATAAACCTTATAAAACCTCCCCCGAATTTAAGCACATTGCAAGCCTTTTGTCCCCAGGGCATTCTTATTATTACATTCTTAATTTACACAATCTTACACTGGATGAGATTTCCCCTTCAGTACAAAAATTTGTCAATAAAGAACTTTCACAAATTTCGATGAGTGACCTTTTGAATACCGCTCTAGCCGAAGAAATGCCGGGAATAGCTAAAAAAGAAGCGGTTATTAAAGATTTTTACAACCGGTTTCTAAATCCTTCTGAAGTTCGTGATTATAAACTCATATATTCTTACAAATTACGTGACTTAAAAGGCCTTGTGAGAACCATGCTCCACCAGGCAACTATTCTTTCTTCAACCGAGGAAGGTAAGCTTCAACATGTTTTTTGTCTTCACAGCGATGTCTCCCATTTAAAGATCAACAGCACTACTGATATCTCATTTATTCATTTTGAAAATGGAAAATCATACTACAATATTGACACCTCTGAAGGTATTTTTAATCCAAATGCATCAGAGTTTGGGGGTAATAATATTCAGGATTTGTTAACCGAACGGGAAAAAGAAGTCACCACTATGCTTGCAGAAGGCTTCAGTGCCCGGGAGATAGCAGATTTCCTGAACCTTTCGGGACATACTATTCGTACCCACAGGCGTAATATTCTAAAAAAGACCGGCTGTAGCAATACAGCCGAACTTATTGCGAAATGCCTTACTGGTGGTGTGATTTCATTGAATTAA